The proteins below are encoded in one region of Aquisphaera giovannonii:
- the ald gene encoding alanine dehydrogenase: MIVGVPREVKDDEYRVSMLPVGAEELTALGHEVLVEAGAGLGSGIVDSEYAAAGATIVEDVREIWAKSDLIIKVKEPMPKEWPLLRKGQVLFTYFHFAADEKLTRAVLESGITAIAYETLRDARGSLPLLTPMSEVAGRMSIQEGAKYLERPQEGRGILLAGVPGVAPAEVAILGGGIVGSNAAKVAAGLGANVRILDINLDRLRYLDDIMPPNVTTLYSDRHTIRESLERADLVVGAVLITGARAPRLVRREDLPRMKHGAVIVDVAIDQGGCIETSRPTTHRAPTYVVDEVVHYCVTNMPGAVGRTSTYALCNVTLPYLLQVVKHGWKACAAADLGFAEGVNIDAGRVTNKAVAATFGLPLAPLEPASA; this comes from the coding sequence ATGATTGTGGGTGTGCCGAGAGAGGTGAAGGATGACGAGTACCGCGTGTCGATGCTCCCGGTGGGTGCCGAGGAGCTGACGGCGCTGGGCCACGAGGTCCTCGTGGAGGCCGGCGCGGGGCTCGGCAGCGGGATCGTCGATTCCGAGTACGCCGCGGCGGGGGCCACGATCGTCGAGGACGTCCGCGAGATCTGGGCCAAGTCGGACCTGATCATCAAGGTCAAGGAGCCGATGCCGAAGGAATGGCCGCTCTTGCGGAAAGGGCAGGTGCTCTTCACCTATTTCCACTTCGCCGCCGACGAGAAGCTCACGCGGGCGGTCCTGGAGAGCGGCATCACGGCCATCGCCTACGAGACGCTCCGCGACGCCCGGGGCAGCCTGCCGCTGCTCACGCCCATGAGCGAGGTCGCCGGGCGGATGAGCATCCAGGAGGGGGCCAAGTACCTGGAGCGGCCTCAGGAGGGCCGGGGGATCCTGCTGGCGGGCGTGCCCGGCGTCGCCCCGGCCGAGGTGGCGATCCTGGGCGGCGGCATCGTCGGCTCGAACGCGGCCAAGGTCGCCGCGGGGCTCGGGGCCAACGTCCGGATCCTGGACATCAACCTGGACCGGCTACGCTACCTCGACGACATCATGCCGCCGAACGTCACCACCCTCTATTCGGATCGCCACACGATCCGCGAGTCGCTGGAGCGGGCCGACCTGGTCGTCGGCGCGGTGCTGATCACCGGGGCGCGGGCTCCCCGGCTCGTCCGCCGCGAGGACCTGCCCCGCATGAAGCACGGCGCGGTCATCGTGGACGTCGCCATCGACCAGGGGGGATGCATCGAGACGAGCCGGCCCACGACCCACCGGGCGCCGACCTACGTGGTGGATGAGGTCGTCCACTACTGCGTCACCAACATGCCCGGCGCGGTGGGACGCACGAGCACCTATGCCCTCTGCAACGTGACCCTCCCCTATCTCCTCCAGGTCGTCAAGCATGGCTGGAAGGCCTGCGCGGCGGCCGATCTGGGGTTCGCCGAGGGGGTCAACATCGACGCCGGACGCGTGACGAACAAGGCCGTCGCGGCGACCTTCGGGCTGCCGCTCGCACCCCTCGAGCCCGCCTCGGCTTGA
- the mtnA gene encoding S-methyl-5-thioribose-1-phosphate isomerase produces MPRREESASYRTLGWVGDEQTGHLRLIDQTRLPTEFIEIDCRDVPTVWEAIKLLRVRGAPAIGVAAGYGAVIGARSQGVKDEGTVRKALAEATAYLRTSRPTAVNLFWALDRMDAAAAATPPSNGPALLKRLLHEADAIAEEDRAMCRSIGKFGAELVQAGEGILTHCNAGGLATADYGTALAVIFSAQEQGKHVHVFADETRPLLQGARLTAWELQRRGVPVTLICDNMAAQVMKERKIQKVVVGADRIAANGDAANKIGTYGVALLAKAHGIPFYVAAPSSTFDLSIADGSAIPIEQRDPQEVTHGFGRQTAPAGVSVYNPAFDVTPAELISGIITEKGVIRPVNAGTIREVLAG; encoded by the coding sequence ATGCCTCGAAGGGAAGAGAGCGCGAGCTACCGGACGCTGGGCTGGGTCGGCGACGAGCAGACCGGGCACCTCCGCCTGATCGACCAGACCCGCCTGCCGACCGAGTTCATCGAGATCGACTGCCGCGACGTCCCCACCGTGTGGGAGGCGATCAAGCTCCTGCGCGTCCGGGGCGCGCCGGCGATCGGCGTGGCCGCGGGATACGGGGCCGTCATCGGGGCCCGCTCCCAGGGGGTCAAGGACGAGGGGACGGTCCGCAAGGCCCTGGCCGAGGCCACCGCCTACCTGCGGACCAGCCGGCCGACCGCCGTGAACCTCTTCTGGGCTCTCGACCGCATGGACGCCGCGGCCGCAGCCACCCCGCCCTCGAACGGGCCCGCCCTCCTGAAGCGGTTGCTCCACGAGGCCGACGCCATCGCCGAGGAGGACCGGGCCATGTGCCGGTCGATCGGCAAGTTCGGCGCGGAGCTCGTCCAGGCAGGCGAGGGAATCCTCACCCACTGCAACGCGGGCGGCCTGGCCACGGCCGACTACGGCACGGCCCTGGCCGTGATCTTCTCGGCCCAGGAGCAGGGCAAGCATGTCCATGTCTTCGCCGACGAGACCCGGCCACTCCTCCAGGGAGCCCGGCTCACGGCCTGGGAGCTCCAGCGGAGGGGCGTGCCCGTCACCCTCATCTGCGACAACATGGCCGCGCAGGTGATGAAGGAGCGGAAGATCCAGAAGGTCGTCGTCGGCGCCGACCGGATCGCGGCCAACGGCGACGCCGCGAACAAGATCGGCACCTACGGCGTGGCGCTGCTGGCGAAGGCCCACGGCATCCCGTTCTACGTCGCGGCCCCTTCCAGCACGTTCGACCTCTCGATCGCGGACGGCTCGGCGATCCCGATCGAGCAGCGCGACCCCCAGGAGGTCACCCACGGCTTCGGCAGGCAGACGGCGCCGGCGGGCGTCTCCGTGTACAACCCCGCCTTCGACGTCACGCCGGCCGAGCTGATCTCCGGGATCATCACCGAGAAGGGCGTCATCCGCCCCGTGAACGCCGGGACCATCCGCGAAGTCCTCGCGGGCTGA
- a CDS encoding Dabb family protein, which yields MLAHSVFFTLNDNSPAAVRALVDAGNKYLRHHPGVVFFAIGTLNPDLARPVNDRAFEVALHVVFDSKASHDAYQVAPDHLKFIEECKPNWKQVRVFDADA from the coding sequence ATGCTCGCCCACAGCGTCTTCTTCACCCTGAACGACAACTCGCCGGCCGCCGTCCGGGCGCTCGTGGACGCGGGCAACAAGTACCTGCGCCATCATCCGGGGGTCGTCTTCTTCGCCATCGGCACCCTGAACCCCGATCTCGCCCGCCCCGTCAACGATCGCGCCTTCGAGGTCGCGCTCCACGTCGTGTTCGACTCGAAGGCCTCGCACGACGCCTACCAGGTCGCGCCCGATCACCTCAAGTTCATCGAGGAATGCAAGCCGAACTGGAAGCAGGTCCGCGTGTTCGACGCCGACGCGTGA
- a CDS encoding DUF6582 domain-containing protein, producing the protein MSEQIHRRQDADPGRGEKEYGDVEFADPVNNKYPIDSPKHVRAAWSYINHKDNASKYSADEVERIKARIKKAATRHGVEISED; encoded by the coding sequence ATGTCCGAGCAGATCCACCGGAGGCAGGACGCGGATCCCGGGCGCGGCGAGAAGGAGTACGGCGACGTCGAATTTGCCGACCCCGTGAACAACAAATACCCCATCGACTCGCCCAAGCACGTCCGAGCCGCGTGGAGCTACATCAACCACAAGGACAACGCCTCCAAGTACTCCGCCGACGAGGTGGAACGGATCAAGGCCCGAATCAAGAAGGCCGCGACGCGGCACGGCGTGGAGATCAGCGAGGACTGA
- a CDS encoding efflux RND transporter periplasmic adaptor subunit, producing MSPTMILGRVALPAAGLLIAGWLLIRAFGGADADPRWKALPASLSANAGGDPSPSPPATAPDTTRILAEGHVAARPGAEIVVGAEMAGTVARVLVQEKSAVRAGDLLVEFRGAEIKAAAEEAVAKVSEIDAELAGIEREQARVDKLPEKQPGRDEAKDRLRTRREATRARRAGAVAAYRRIESEFARTKIHAPIDGTVIARHVDAGETVSLGAPLLKIADLNRLRIVAEIDEYDIPRCAPGCAVAITAPGHAGRSWRGTVEDIADFLTPRRIRPDDPGRLTDTRVLAVRIGFDPLTPLKLGQRVEVAITESAGASATPGPILPPTTTPRVGRGSSDRSERH from the coding sequence ATGTCCCCGACCATGATCCTGGGGCGCGTCGCCCTCCCGGCCGCGGGCTTGCTCATCGCCGGGTGGCTGCTCATCCGCGCCTTCGGCGGCGCGGACGCCGATCCCCGGTGGAAGGCCCTGCCGGCTTCCCTGTCGGCGAACGCGGGGGGCGACCCGTCGCCCTCGCCGCCCGCGACCGCCCCCGACACGACGCGGATCCTGGCCGAGGGCCACGTCGCGGCCAGGCCCGGCGCCGAGATCGTCGTCGGCGCCGAGATGGCCGGCACGGTCGCCCGCGTGCTCGTGCAGGAGAAGTCCGCGGTCCGCGCCGGCGACCTCCTGGTCGAGTTCCGCGGCGCCGAGATCAAGGCCGCCGCCGAGGAGGCCGTGGCCAAGGTCAGCGAGATCGACGCGGAGCTCGCCGGGATCGAGCGCGAGCAGGCCCGCGTGGACAAGCTCCCGGAGAAGCAGCCGGGGCGGGACGAGGCGAAGGACCGCCTGAGGACCCGCCGCGAGGCCACCCGCGCCCGCCGCGCCGGGGCGGTCGCGGCCTACCGCCGGATCGAGTCCGAGTTCGCCAGGACGAAGATCCACGCGCCCATCGACGGCACGGTCATCGCCCGGCACGTCGACGCCGGCGAGACGGTGAGCCTGGGGGCCCCCCTGCTCAAGATCGCGGACCTGAACCGCCTGCGGATCGTCGCGGAGATCGACGAGTACGACATCCCGAGGTGCGCCCCCGGCTGCGCCGTCGCGATCACCGCGCCGGGACACGCGGGCCGCTCCTGGCGCGGCACCGTGGAGGACATCGCCGACTTCCTCACCCCGCGCCGGATCCGCCCCGACGACCCCGGCCGGCTCACCGACACGCGGGTCCTCGCCGTCCGGATCGGGTTCGACCCGCTGACGCCCCTGAAGCTCGGCCAGCGCGTCGAAGTCGCGATCACGGAGTCCGCCGGCGCCTCCGCCACGCCGGGCCCGATCCTCCCGCCGACCACGACCCCGCGCGTCGGCCGCGGATCATCGGACCGATCCGAGCGACACTGA
- a CDS encoding ABC transporter ATP-binding protein produces MLVLEAQDVRKTYREGPHEVPVLRGVSLALSRREVVAMEGPSGSGKTTLLCILGCLLGASGGAVRIDGREVDPRRPGRMWQIRRRSIGFVFQQYNLFPSLTARENVVYSLNIRGWRGAKARREADRVLDAVGLSQRKDFRPRDLSGGQKQRVAIARALAGSAPLILADEPTGNLDAEATAHVLEMFRRLAREEDRALLIVTHDPSVRTIADRVVSIRDGALAGVEA; encoded by the coding sequence ATGCTGGTGCTGGAGGCGCAGGACGTCCGAAAGACCTATCGCGAGGGTCCCCACGAGGTCCCCGTCCTGCGCGGGGTCTCCCTGGCCCTCTCGCGCCGCGAGGTCGTGGCGATGGAGGGCCCGTCCGGCTCGGGCAAGACGACGCTCCTCTGCATCCTGGGCTGCCTGCTGGGCGCCAGCGGCGGCGCGGTCCGGATCGACGGCCGCGAGGTGGATCCGAGGCGACCCGGCCGTATGTGGCAGATCCGCCGAAGGTCGATCGGCTTCGTCTTCCAGCAGTACAACCTGTTCCCTTCGCTGACGGCGAGGGAGAACGTCGTGTACTCGCTCAACATCCGCGGCTGGCGAGGGGCCAAGGCGCGACGGGAGGCGGACCGGGTGCTCGACGCGGTGGGGCTCTCGCAGCGGAAGGACTTCCGCCCGCGCGACCTCTCCGGCGGGCAGAAGCAGCGGGTGGCCATCGCCCGGGCGCTGGCCGGATCCGCCCCCCTGATCCTGGCCGACGAGCCGACCGGGAACCTGGACGCCGAGGCCACGGCGCACGTCCTGGAGATGTTCCGCCGCCTGGCCCGCGAGGAGGACCGAGCCCTGCTCATCGTGACCCACGACCCGAGCGTCCGGACGATCGCCGACCGCGTCGTCTCCATCCGCGATGGGGCCCTTGCGGGCGTGGAGGCCTGA
- a CDS encoding ABC transporter permease, which translates to MVDLAIKMLLDDKARFLATVLGVGFSVALVLVQVGLFFGLLENASITIEKLDADLWVMARNTPNVDFGNPFPETQVQRVRSVPGVELADNLIVWYAVVSLPTGAKESVIYYGLDDFRRWGFPWNVSEGDTADLRRGRFVILDESAERRFGRFAAGDEREFQGRRLKIIGRTRDARSFTTNPMAFLDYRLAQQLSPEELGGQTTFILVKVAKGASVEEVRREIRARLPHNDVHTKAEWAEISRKYWIESTGLGMTIFLTVFLGALVGVVIVAQTLYASTAEHLPEFGTIKALGGRDLDVCGLIGEQAMFAAALGFGVGLALSLGLGPFLETLDMKMAITPAMGATVFVGTQILCLSAALLSFRKVAAIDPAIVFRG; encoded by the coding sequence GTGGTGGACCTCGCGATCAAGATGCTGCTGGACGACAAGGCGCGATTCCTCGCCACGGTGCTGGGCGTCGGGTTCTCGGTGGCGCTGGTGCTCGTCCAGGTGGGGCTCTTCTTCGGCCTGCTGGAGAACGCGAGCATCACGATCGAGAAGCTGGACGCCGACCTCTGGGTGATGGCCCGGAACACGCCCAACGTGGACTTCGGCAACCCGTTCCCGGAGACGCAGGTCCAGCGCGTGCGGTCGGTCCCGGGGGTGGAGCTCGCGGACAACCTGATCGTCTGGTACGCGGTCGTCTCGCTGCCGACCGGGGCGAAGGAGTCGGTGATCTACTACGGCCTGGACGACTTCCGCCGCTGGGGCTTCCCGTGGAACGTGTCCGAGGGCGACACGGCGGACCTCCGGCGCGGCCGGTTCGTGATCCTCGACGAGTCCGCCGAGCGGCGGTTCGGCCGGTTCGCGGCCGGGGACGAGCGGGAGTTCCAGGGCCGCCGGCTCAAGATCATCGGCCGCACCCGCGACGCCCGCTCGTTCACCACCAACCCGATGGCGTTCCTCGACTACCGGCTGGCGCAGCAGCTCTCGCCGGAGGAGCTCGGCGGCCAGACGACGTTCATCCTCGTCAAGGTCGCGAAGGGGGCGAGCGTGGAGGAGGTCCGCCGGGAGATCCGCGCGCGGCTGCCCCACAACGACGTGCACACGAAGGCGGAGTGGGCGGAGATCTCGCGGAAGTACTGGATCGAGAGCACCGGGCTCGGGATGACGATCTTCCTGACCGTCTTCCTGGGCGCGCTCGTCGGCGTGGTGATCGTGGCGCAGACGCTGTACGCCTCGACGGCCGAGCACCTCCCGGAGTTCGGCACCATCAAGGCGCTGGGGGGCCGCGACCTGGACGTCTGCGGCCTGATCGGGGAGCAGGCGATGTTCGCCGCGGCGCTCGGCTTCGGGGTGGGGCTGGCCCTCTCGCTGGGCCTCGGGCCGTTCCTGGAGACGCTCGACATGAAGATGGCCATCACGCCGGCCATGGGCGCGACCGTATTCGTGGGGACCCAGATCCTCTGCCTGTCCGCGGCGCTCCTCTCCTTCCGCAAGGTGGCGGCGATCGACCCGGCGATCGTCTTCCGCGGCTGA
- a CDS encoding SDR family NAD(P)-dependent oxidoreductase: protein MTAPVAVITGASSGIGRALALELASGGYRVGLVARRREALRELAEGIASRGGAAFAAAADVADREALCEAIGAIEAALGPVDVMVANAGVGVPTRLDPLNVRDVEETFRVNVLGVVYSIEAVLPGMIARGRGQLVAISSLAAFKGLPGESAYCASKAAVNAYAEGLRIALRKKGVAVATVCPGFVATSITPMDSAAPFEISAEAAARRIARVIARRKSGLVRFPWPMALLMGLIARLPDRLVARLVGHGPEMPAGHADAAGSLAPGAGGG, encoded by the coding sequence ATGACGGCACCCGTCGCGGTGATCACCGGCGCGTCGAGCGGCATCGGCCGGGCCCTGGCCCTGGAGCTGGCCTCCGGGGGCTACCGCGTCGGCCTGGTGGCCCGCCGCCGGGAGGCCCTCCGGGAGCTGGCCGAGGGCATTGCCTCCCGAGGCGGGGCCGCCTTCGCCGCCGCGGCCGACGTGGCCGACCGCGAGGCCCTCTGCGAGGCGATCGGGGCCATCGAGGCCGCCCTGGGCCCGGTCGACGTGATGGTCGCCAACGCGGGCGTCGGCGTGCCGACGCGGCTGGACCCGCTGAACGTCCGGGACGTCGAGGAGACATTCCGGGTCAACGTGCTGGGCGTGGTCTACTCGATCGAGGCCGTGCTCCCCGGGATGATCGCCAGGGGCCGCGGGCAGCTCGTGGCGATCTCCAGCCTGGCGGCGTTCAAGGGGCTGCCCGGCGAGTCGGCCTACTGCGCCAGCAAGGCCGCGGTGAACGCCTACGCGGAGGGGCTGAGGATCGCCCTGAGGAAGAAGGGCGTGGCCGTGGCGACGGTCTGCCCGGGGTTCGTGGCGACCTCGATCACGCCGATGGACTCGGCCGCCCCGTTCGAGATCTCGGCCGAGGCCGCGGCGCGGCGGATCGCCCGCGTGATCGCCCGGCGGAAATCCGGATTGGTCCGCTTCCCCTGGCCGATGGCCCTCCTCATGGGCCTGATCGCGAGGCTGCCCGACCGGCTCGTCGCGAGGCTCGTCGGCCACGGGCCGGAGATGCCGGCGGGACACGCGGACGCGGCGGGCTCGCTGGCCCCGGGCGCGGGGGGGGGCTGA